CGGGCTCGTCGGGATTTGGCAGCGGGGGAAGATCTTCCGGTTCGGCGACAAGGTCGCGACCCGGGCTGCCGACGCCCTCGAAAAGCCGTCGCCCGACCGCGAGGGCGTCGAGTGGACCTACGGCAGTCTCGCCCATTACCTGCGGACGAAAAAACTCGACTTCGCCATCGAAACGGAGGACGAGACGGATGTCGCCAAGAAGGTCGTCGGGCGGAAAGCGGTTCTCCGCGCCAAAGACGGGCGGGCGGTCGACGTGTTCAAAAAAGCCCAGTTTAAGTTGCCGAACGTCCGGGCCGGTGAGCCCGGTGGGGGCGGGCCGTACTTCTGGGGCGAGTTCCGTTTCTCCGGCGACCCGGACCTCGTGCTGGCGATCAAGCACGCACTCGAATAGTCCCGCTGCCCCGCTTACTTCCTACTTACTGAGGCCCGCGGCCTCGGCCCTCAGATCCTGGATCTTCTGAAGCAACTGGTCGACGGCTTTCTTGTCCGGCGTGCCGTTGATCCGCATTCGCAACCGGCCGGTCGCGTCGAACACCGCGAGGTTCGCCTGACCCGGACGCAGCCCGAAGTCCTTTTCCATGACCCCGGTGAAGTCCAACCAAATGGGCAGTTCCGGGGACGCCTTCTTGATCTGCACGCGGATCAGATCCTTGATGACCGTCGGCACGTTCCCGGCCACGGCCACCGGGATCACGACCGCGTCCGGCGACCGCTGGCCGACCGGGACGCCTTGCAGCGGGGCCACGGCCGCACCCCGGGCCTTTGCCGGCGTCTGCCCGGCGGCCGTCGGGTGGAAGAGGATGTGGAGGCTCTCGCCGAACTCGCGGCTCGCGTCGGTCCCCTTGCGGTCGCCGTAGACCAGGATGAGTACGTCGCCCTTGTACGCGGCGATGTCCTGCCGTCGCCCGAACTGGTCTTCCATCACCAGCTCGACCGGCTGCTTGCCTTCCCCGTGCGGCGTCGGCGGCAGCGCGTCAGCCGCACCGGCGTAACCCCCGATCACAGCCGCGAGGAGGCCGACGAGACCGAACCGCACCCCCGACTTAGCCCCCAAAGTCTTCATGCCATCCCGCGCCGGCGGCGCGCCTCGGAAGTTACCAGCCGGGCCACCGCCACGGCCAAAAACACGGCCGCGAACGCGAGCACGACCGCGACGCTCGGTAGCGCCGAGAGAAGATCCCGCCCCTGCCAGGTGACGCCGTCCAGCCCGCGCATCGCCCACGTCGTCGGGAGGGACAGGGCCAGGTCGCGGGCCCACCCCGGGAGGACGAACGACGGCAGCCAGAGCCCGCCCAGCATCGAGACGCCCAGGATGACCAGGATACTCACACTCCGGGCCCGCGCCTCGGTGCCCCCGACCGCCGCCACGAGCAACCCCGTGGCCGCCGACAGCAGACTCACGCCCACTGCTAACAGTATAAAGCCGATCCACGACCCGCCGATGGTCACGCCAAACACAGCGTACCCGAACGCGAACGTCACCACCACTTGAAGAAAGGCGATCGACGCCGTGGACGTCGCCTTGCCGAGCAGGATGGCCCACAGCGGGACCGGGGCGGCGCGGAGCCGGTGCCAGAGACTCCGCTGCCGCTCGCGGAGGAGCAGCAAGCCGCTCTCCATGCCCCAGAAGAGCAGGTATTGCAGGGTCATGCCGCTGAAGCTGTGCGTGTACGAATTAAACCCGTCGACGCGCGACCCGGTGACGGCGACGGTTTCGACCGCGAACGGGACGGCCGCCGCGTCGTCGGCAGTGCCGCCGAGCGCCCGGGCCACCGGCGCGAGTCGGTCGCGGGCGAGGCGGCGCATCACGACCTCGGACACGACCCCTTCCGCCCACTGGCTCTCACTTTCCGAGAGCGGGTCGTGCAGAATGCGGACGGACGGCCGCTCCCCGGCGGCGCCCGGCGTCCAGCCGGTCAGGGCGTCGAACCCTTTCGGGAAGACGACCGCGACCCCCGGCCGGCGGTCGGCCACCCGCTCGTCGGCGACCGCCGCGGTCACGACCTCGGCTTCGACCCGCGCGCTCGCCAGCAGATCGTCGACGACCCGCCGGGTGAACGGCCCGCCGTCTTCGTCGACGACGAGGAGGGAGAGCCGGGGGGCGCCGCTCTTCCCCGGCGCGCGGTGGAACACCAGCCCGAACGCGGACGCCAGGACGATCGGCACCGCGAAGCAGAGGACGGCGGCCCGCCGGTCGGCCAGGAACAGCCGCCAGTCTTTCGCGGCGAGGGCCAGGATGAGCGACACTTTTGACGGCATTCGTGAGTTCCGGGCCCCGCGACCCGAGTCCCGCGGCGCGGGGCGCACCCGGCCGGTGTTCCGGTTAACTCGGAACGTGGGACTCGGAATGCGGGGCGTTTTGGTGGCCGCGGAGGAGGTGTTCCAGGCGCCCGGGCGGCGTGCGGAACGTGTCTAACACGATGCCGTCGGAGAGGACGACGGCCAGCGCGCGGCCGAGTTCTTCCTGGGTGGCGGCGGCCAGGCGCAGGCGGCGGCCGGTGATTTCCACCTCGACGCCCGGGCCGACCCGCCGGCGGAGGCTCTTCTGGAAGAATTTCGGGAGCGCGTCGCGGAGGTGGGCGTACAACACGGCCCGGCCGGACGGCTGGTTGCGGATCAAATCCGCGGGCCGGCCGCACGCGACGAGCCGGCCCTTTTCGAGGACGGCGATGCGGTCGCACCCGTGTTCGGCTTCGTCCAGGTGGTGCGTGCTGAGCAGGATCGCGTGGCCGCTCTCGCGGAGGTCATGTAGGGTGCCGAACAGGGCATCCCGGCTGGCCGGGTCGAGCGACGCGGTCGGCTCGTCGAGCAGGAGGACGGGCGGGTCGTGGAGCAGGGCGGCGACGAGGTTGAGCCGCTGCTTCATCCCGCCGGAGAACGTGCCGACCCGGTCGTGCCGCCGGTCCGTGAGCCGGGCAACCCGCAAAGCCCGCTCGACCCGGGCGCCCAACACGCAGCCGCGCAGTCCGTACAGCCGGCCGAAGAACGCGAGGTTCGCGTCGGCCGACAACTCGTCGTAGAGGGCCGGTTCCTGGGGGACGAGGCCGACGCGGGCGGCAAATCGGGCCGGGTCGCGGTCGCGGCCGACGCCGCCGATGGCGACCGTCCCTTCGACCGGGTCGATCACCCCGCCGGCGGCCGCGAGGGTCGAACTCTTCCCGGACCCGTTCGGCCCGAGTAGCCCGACGATCTCGCCGCGGTGGACGTCGAGGGTGACGCCGTCGACGGCCAGGGTCGCCCCGTACCGGACGCGAACGCGATTCAATGCCAGAACGACCGGCGCGGTCATGACGGCTCCGCCGGGATCGAGGATCGTCCGTGATCGACACGCCGGTATAGTCCGGGTAGGCAAGCTGCGTCAACCCGAAAGGCAGGAAAACGCGCGGGGCGGTGGGGTGCTGGAGGCGACCGGTAGAACGCAGTTGGCCCGAACACTCATCACAACGCCGGGCGTCACATCCCCACGTCGATTCGCATCGCATCCCAATCTCCGGATACGCGATCGATGCCGCCACGGTTGCGGTTGTTCTGTCCCAAGCCTCCCGTGTGTGCCTGGCACCAGATACGAGACTGCTGGTATGAGATTGGGGACGTTATTGCCTGACCGAGTGTCTTGACAGGTGTGGCGCCCAGAGCCCGGCGCAGGCTAACAAAAGTCTTCAGACCGAGACAGATCACGAGATGCGGCTCAACGATCTCGATTTGTGGCAAGGCGAATTCGCGGGCCGCCTTATCAAGATCTCGTACAGGAATGCTACTGCTCAAACTGCCTGTTTTGATGAAGGGAAACAAATTTGTGCCGTATGTTTCGTCAAGTCGCAGGTTAAAATGCTTTTGCAGTAGTTGTTTTAGCCTCTGATTCGTGGGGAGTTTCGGCGTATGGCCATATTCAGCCGCTTCGAGATCTGGAGGCCCACTCAGGCGATCGTGGGAACTCCAATCCTGCAACATAATCATGACCTTCGCGTTCGCGTCTGATGCCGACTTCGTATATGGAGAAACGAAATCGCACTCGTACATGCCGCCGTGATATTCGCTAAGCGGTTTGTAGCCCGGCCAACGACTGTCTTGTCGTAGCCGGGCGAGCTGAAGAAGTCTCTCGGTCTTGTCCACGTGATCTCCACGATCTGCCTGGCCACGTAGTTTTTGCTGAAATTCACAGCCTGATTCCCAACCGGGGTCAGTCTTCATCCCAGAGTTTCCGTTTCTTGCCAGCGAGTAGGGTTTTGGCTGCCACGTCTACCAACTTTTGATAGCCGACCGAATCGACTCCCGCGGCCTCCAACCCCTGCGTTCCCTGCACGACTTTCGCGACGTATCGAGCTTTCACGAGTACCCGATCCTGAAGAACTCGCTCGACGGGCATCTTCCGGGCGGTCACGAAATCGACACCGAGAATTTGTCCGACGGCAGCGACGTGTTCGAACCGGACTTTCCCCGGATCGGCGAGAATACGGTTGACCGTGGCAACGGGAACCTTGCTCATGCGCGCGAGCGCGCCGGTGGTGATTCCGAGCCGCCTGCGTCGTCGATCGAGCAAGGTCCGCGTCATGTCGCACCTCCCGCTACGGTGTTAGGAATTGTATCACCGGTGATACAAATTCTTAAGCACTTCGCCGGTGGCGGGATGTCAATTGACAGATGGGGAAAAAGAGCCCGTTCGACTCGGCCGGAAGCACGCCGCCTGCTCAGGTACTCTCTCTGCGCCACCCGACAACGGCCGCGTACCCGAGCCAGAGACCGAGGAAGAACAGCGACATCACGACGGCGACCATGGCTCCCGTCGCCAGATCACCGCGGCCGTCGACCCGCGCGGCATGAGTCGCTTCGGCCAAGATGCCAAGAAATCCGACTGCCATGACGGGCACCGCGACCCAACTCGCTCGTCGCACCGCCCGCCATGCCGACACCGCCCTGGCGTTCGATGCCATCGATACCCCTCTGCTGGTGCGCCTCGCACGGAAGACTCAGCCAATGCCCCGCGCGGGCCACGGTGCCGCACGGAGTCCGCGCGGGTTCCTATTAGGCGCACCGCCGTGTTCGGCTCAGCCCCGGTCTTCCGGACAGCCAATGCGGACCAACACGCCTTTTTCATCGACCTTGAACGCCCCGGCCTTCAGATCGGCTGCCAGTGCTTCCCACCACGCCTTGATAATACGCTACCTCACATGTTAGGCGTTCGGCAATTGATAGTTAACCTAACTCCGACCAACCTGTGGAACTCCTCGTGGCCGTCGAGCCGTGGCACGTGGGAGCATTTTTGCATTTATTGCGCGGAAACCCCTGTTTTGGGACCGGGCGCGTTTCCGCGACTATCGAGCCGTGGCGCGTGGGAGCATTTTTTGCATTTATTGCGCGGAAGCCCCCGTTTTAGGACCGGCGCGTCTCCGCCGCTGCCGAGCCGTGGCACCTGGGAGCATTTTGGGGGCCTGATTCAACGCCGGGAAACCTACGGTTCGCTCATGTTTGGGGCCGTTTTGAGGAATCAGTGGGTTCCCAGTTTGCCCCGGATCTCCTGATGAGTGAGTACCCAGCGGCGAGCGCATGTGTCACTCGTTGGTACAAGACCAGATGGCTCATGAGGGCGGTCGAGGTGCTTCGGCCCGACCGCAAGTCTTCCGTCCCGACGCCCCCACACCGGCGCTCGGCGCGGGTCTCCGACCCCGCCGCCGTTCGGCGCCTCGCACCGGCGCTCGGCGCGGGTCTCCGACCCCGCCGTTCGGCCCGACCGCAGGTCTCCCCCTCCTGCCGCGCGCCGCACGGGAACACCGCTCGGCTACGAATCCGAAAGCGCCTTCAGCACTACTTTCAAGAGGGTCATGGGCTGTTCGCCGCGGAAATATAGCCGCGACCGGAAATAGGCCGTCGTGCGGTCGAGTCAGTAAGTCACTTTATTTCTGTTGCGTGGTCTTCAAACGGAGGCAAGACCAGGTTTCGTCGACCGAGATGATCGATACCGTTTCGAGGCCCAGGCTCGCGGCGTATTCTCGAATCGAATCACGGTGAATATCGCTTTTCAACTTCGACGTGCCTTTCGGGTAGGCCAGCCAAAGGGCTCCTTCCGGTTGAAGGATCTGGGGCTTCCCGAGACGCGCTTCCATTTCTTCGCGATCGCGAACGAAGAGCAGCACGAGATCGGCGAGTTCCCTCGAACGCTCCGACACGATGACGGCGTCGTGAGACCCGAAGATCTCGGAGAAGTTCTCCGGCTTCGCGATCACCCGGACCTTCATGCCGCTCTTAATAAATAACTTCTGCGCCACGGTTTTCATTAGTGAATGCTCCCGGAATGTCGTTTCTTACCGGACTCCGTGCTCAAGAAATTATGCGACTCCTCGCTCCACGCGACAGATCGTGTATGTGCCGGGCCTTAAACGAACAGTGTTCTTGACGGACACTGTTCGTTGTTGTATTCTGTTGGCATGGACGACAAAACTCCCCGCGAAATCATCGGTCGCCGAAACCGTCCGGCCAAGGCACCCTTGAGCCGGGAGGTTATTGTTGCGACCGCACTCGGCATTCTTGAGAAGGACGGCATGTCCGGCTTGAGTCTGCGGCGGGTTGCGACCGCATTGGATACCGGCGCGGCATCGCTCTACGTCTACCTAGCGAACCTCGACGAACTCTACTCGCTGATGCTCGACCAGGCACTGGCGGCGGTGAAGTTGCCCAAAGCGGGCAGCCTCTCCTGGCGCGACCGGCTGAAAAAGTACCTCCTGTCGTATCTTCACGTCCTCTACGGGCGGCAGGGCCTGGCTCAACTCGCCATGTCCACCATTGCGACGGGCCCCAATTCCTTGCGGATGTGGGAAGTGCTTCTCGGCCTTCTCAAAGAGGGTGGCGTCGCCGACGCAAAACTGGTCTGGGGGGTCGACATGCTGCTCCTGTACGTCACGGCCGTCGCGGCCGAAAAGAGCAACTGGCGCGCGACCGGCCAGGACTTTGGACGAGTGAAGAGCGCGTTGTCCGCCGTGTCTGCCGAGCAATTCCCTCTCGTGTCCGCCCTTTTTCAGGGCGAATGGCTCTCCGGAATGGGCGACGGCGACGCCCGCGTCCGGTGGGCTCTCGATGGCATCATCGACGGCATCAAGGCCAACCGGATGCCGCTTCCCGACCCTAGCACGTAACGAAAATCACTGGCTACTACCAAGACCGCTCGGAGAAATCGCATGACAAAACCGGCTCCCACCACGAGCGCCGACTTTGACTGCGCCTATCGCTTACCATTCACGTTCTGGGGCGACATTCGCATTCCCGGAGAAGTCAAAGCACTGATTCAGTTGGGAACACCCCGGAACATTCTGGAACTGGGATGTGGGGTGGGGAGGTTCTCTCGCTACGTGGCGCAACAGGGGTTGCACGCGACCGGTGTGGACTTTTCGCCCGTGGCGATTGCCAAAGCCCAGAAGCGGGTCGCCCACGACAAAGTGCGGCCCCGGTTTCTCGTGGGCGACGTGACGCACCTGGATGCTCTCGGCGGCCCGTTCGACGCCGCGTTCGATGTGGGCTGCTTTCACTGCCTCGACCAACAAGGCCAGCGGGCTTACGCGTCGGAACTCTTCCGCCTTCTCGCGCCGGGAAGCACCCACCTGATCTGGGCGATCGATTCGAGCCCCGCCGGCATTCCGCTCTCGCCCGCGGCCGTGAAAGAGGCTTTCGCCCCCGGTTTCGAGTTACGGGACGCGCAGCCGAGCCGGCGCCGCATCCTCCCGTCTCACTGGTACTGGCTCGTCCGGGCGTGAGCGAAATCGTGCCGCTGTGGCAACACCCCCGCCCCCGAATGGGAACGGACTCGCTTCCTGGAATCGCGGGAGACATCACCCTCATGAAAACACGACCCCGGATCGCCATTATCGGGGGAGGGCCGGGCGGCCTCACCTTGGCCCGAATCCTGCACGTCAACGGCATCGCCGCAACCGTGTTCGAGCAGGAGGACCACCCGCTCGCCCGGCCGCAAGGTGGGACGCTCGACATCCACGCCGACTCGGGCCAGGTCGCCCTCGCCCGGGCCGGCCTTACGGCCGAGTTCCGCCGCATCGCGCGGTACGAAGATCAGGGGGACCGTCTACTCGACAAAACGGGCAAGGTGCTGTTCGAGCAACAGTCCGCGGTGGACGGCGACCGGCCGGAGGTCGACCGCACGGCGTTGCGCGAGATCCTGCTGGCGTCCCTACCGGCCCACGGCATTCAGTGGAGTCGTAACCTGCACGCCGTCCTGCCGCGCGACGACGGGGCTTACGACCTCTCGTTCGGCGACCTCACCGTCGGCCCGTTCGATCTCGTCGTCGGGGCCGACGGGACCTGGTCGCGGGTGCGGCCGTTGGTGTCGCCATACAAGCCGCAGTACACCGGCGTGATGTTCATCGAATTCGGCATCGACGACGTCGACGCACGCCACCCGGAGTTGTCGCGGCTCGTGGGCCGCGGGAAAATGGAAGCCTTGGGCGACGGCAAAGCGCTTATCGCACAGCGCAACGGGAACGCTCATATCCGGGGGTATGCGATCTTTCGCGTTCCGGAGGGCTGGCCCGCCCGAGCCATCGACTTCTCTTCCCCGGCGACCGCCCGCGCGGGCTTGATCGCGCAATTCGACGGGTGGGCGCCGGACATTCTCGACCTCATCCGCGCCTGCAACGACAGGATTTTGGCCCGCCCGATCTACGGCCTACCGGTGGGGCACCGCTGGCCGAACCGCGTCGGCGTGACCCTGCTGGGCGACGCCGCCCACGTGATGTCTCCGTTCGGCGGCGACGGTGTCAACAACGCGCTCTTCGACGCCGCCGAGCTAGCCCGTTGGATCGCGGAGAGCGAAGATTGGGCGGAAGCCGTCCGGGCCTACGAGGCCGACATGTTCGAGCGCGTCGTCGAATCCGCGGCCCACGCCGCCGAAGCCGTGGCAACCCTTCTGTCACACGACGATCCGGCTTTGACACTTGAGCATTTGCGTCATCGCGGCCAACCCGCCCCGGACGCCGCGTGATTCCCACAAGACCGAGATTTTGCCGGAGGGGTGTCCGCCCTGGAGCAACCGCCACCCGCACCCACACAACGCCCGCCCATCCTGCCGTCGGATATGGTATCCTCGTCCCCGAAGGAGGTGCCGTATGAACGCGTTGCTCCGCAAGCTCGGGATCGATCTCCCGCTCATCCAGGCGCCCATGGCGGGCGTGTCCACCCCGGAGATGGCCGCCGCGGTGTCGAACGCCGGCGGGCTCGGCTCCCTCGGCGTCGGGTCGGTCGACGCCGAGGCCACCCGAAAGATGATCGTCGCCGTCCGCTCCAGGACTGATCGCCCGTTCAACGTCAACGTGTTTTGCAACCAGCCGGCGGTCGCGGACGCCGCCCGAGAAGCGGCGTGGCTCGCCCGCCTCGGACCCACGTTCGCTCGGTTCGGGGCGAACCCGCCGGCCCGCCTGACGGAGATCTATCAGACGTTCCTGACCGACGACGCCAAACTCGCGGTCCTGTTGGCCGAGCGCCCCGCGGTCGTCAGCTTCCATTTCGGCTTGCCTTCCCGCGATCGGATCGAGGCCCTCCGCGCCGCCAGGATCAAACTCCTCGCGACGGCCACGAGTCTCGAAG
The Fimbriiglobus ruber genome window above contains:
- a CDS encoding ABC transporter permease encodes the protein MPSKVSLILALAAKDWRLFLADRRAAVLCFAVPIVLASAFGLVFHRAPGKSGAPRLSLLVVDEDGGPFTRRVVDDLLASARVEAEVVTAAVADERVADRRPGVAVVFPKGFDALTGWTPGAAGERPSVRILHDPLSESESQWAEGVVSEVVMRRLARDRLAPVARALGGTADDAAAVPFAVETVAVTGSRVDGFNSYTHSFSGMTLQYLLFWGMESGLLLLRERQRSLWHRLRAAPVPLWAILLGKATSTASIAFLQVVVTFAFGYAVFGVTIGGSWIGFILLAVGVSLLSAATGLLVAAVGGTEARARSVSILVILGVSMLGGLWLPSFVLPGWARDLALSLPTTWAMRGLDGVTWQGRDLLSALPSVAVVLAFAAVFLAVAVARLVTSEARRRRGMA
- a CDS encoding ABC transporter ATP-binding protein; the encoded protein is MTAPVVLALNRVRVRYGATLAVDGVTLDVHRGEIVGLLGPNGSGKSSTLAAAGGVIDPVEGTVAIGGVGRDRDPARFAARVGLVPQEPALYDELSADANLAFFGRLYGLRGCVLGARVERALRVARLTDRRHDRVGTFSGGMKQRLNLVAALLHDPPVLLLDEPTASLDPASRDALFGTLHDLRESGHAILLSTHHLDEAEHGCDRIAVLEKGRLVACGRPADLIRNQPSGRAVLYAHLRDALPKFFQKSLRRRVGPGVEVEITGRRLRLAAATQEELGRALAVVLSDGIVLDTFRTPPGRLEHLLRGHQNAPHSESHVPS
- a CDS encoding DUF3052 family protein; this translates as MKTVAQKLFIKSGMKVRVIAKPENFSEIFGSHDAVIVSERSRELADLVLLFVRDREEMEARLGKPQILQPEGALWLAYPKGTSKLKSDIHRDSIREYAASLGLETVSIISVDETWSCLRLKTTQQK
- a CDS encoding TetR/AcrR family transcriptional regulator — protein: MSREVIVATALGILEKDGMSGLSLRRVATALDTGAASLYVYLANLDELYSLMLDQALAAVKLPKAGSLSWRDRLKKYLLSYLHVLYGRQGLAQLAMSTIATGPNSLRMWEVLLGLLKEGGVADAKLVWGVDMLLLYVTAVAAEKSNWRATGQDFGRVKSALSAVSAEQFPLVSALFQGEWLSGMGDGDARVRWALDGIIDGIKANRMPLPDPST
- a CDS encoding FAD-dependent oxidoreductase, translated to MKTRPRIAIIGGGPGGLTLARILHVNGIAATVFEQEDHPLARPQGGTLDIHADSGQVALARAGLTAEFRRIARYEDQGDRLLDKTGKVLFEQQSAVDGDRPEVDRTALREILLASLPAHGIQWSRNLHAVLPRDDGAYDLSFGDLTVGPFDLVVGADGTWSRVRPLVSPYKPQYTGVMFIEFGIDDVDARHPELSRLVGRGKMEALGDGKALIAQRNGNAHIRGYAIFRVPEGWPARAIDFSSPATARAGLIAQFDGWAPDILDLIRACNDRILARPIYGLPVGHRWPNRVGVTLLGDAAHVMSPFGGDGVNNALFDAAELARWIAESEDWAEAVRAYEADMFERVVESAAHAAEAVATLLSHDDPALTLEHLRHRGQPAPDAA
- a CDS encoding class I SAM-dependent methyltransferase, yielding MTKPAPTTSADFDCAYRLPFTFWGDIRIPGEVKALIQLGTPRNILELGCGVGRFSRYVAQQGLHATGVDFSPVAIAKAQKRVAHDKVRPRFLVGDVTHLDALGGPFDAAFDVGCFHCLDQQGQRAYASELFRLLAPGSTHLIWAIDSSPAGIPLSPAAVKEAFAPGFELRDAQPSRRRILPSHWYWLVRA